GAGAAGTGCTAGTGTCACaaaataatttacaatttttgtcacaacttgtcacataataagttataatttgaagaaataaaataataagttcaTGTAGGTCCACATCTCTACTAATTGCAACTTATCGTGTGACGAGTTGTGCCAAAAGTTATGAATTATTTTGTGTCACTAACATTtctcttaataaaaataaaggcatCTTTTACTCAAAATCGGCAACAATATGCATACACACATAAGGGCATGAAGTTAGATTTATAAACCAATAGTCTAAGGAAGCATGAATAATGATACGAGACaacaaaataattcttaaaatttaggatACAGCACAGTGgaaatattacaaataattaattagttaatacATAGTACATTTTGAtatgttttatatttatttatagacatatgctatttttattttaaaactttcaataaaaataacaactaaaaaaaattctttaaaacagAGATATTTAAACccatgattttttataaaaaggaaaaaatcctAACACACCAAGAACACACGCATGCAAAGTGTCCGTGGAGTGTCGGTGTCGGACACACAGGTGATTTTGGAGTGTCAGACTGCATAGTTGAGATGATGTAATTAGTAATTACCTCCCATCTCCAAGGATGGAATTGGAAAGCACTTGCATGGAGAGTTGGGTCTAAATGAACTGCACTAAATACAGGTAGGACCTTCCAACCAGAAGGAATTAGATAATCTGAAAGACAATTTAAAcaagaaaaactttttcaatACAGATCAAAAAAGTATTAAGACAGTACAAAAAAGCTCATGCATGCATGATTATCTGTAAAGTACATATACACAGACACATATaatatatgaaatatattcaCCTCTATATTTGATATCTTTGAGAGCCTTTCGATGCACAAATTTTACAATGTTCCCATATCTGAGAGCTTCATTGATGAccttaaacaaaaataactctTTATGtcaagaaaaaattgataaaatgtctGGCACTAAAAGGTCTATGATCAGAAGAGGAAAAATAAGATagtaataaaaagagaactatCTCACATTTTGAGTAAACTCCATCTTCTTGTAATCTTCCCAATTCAATTTCTCATCCTTCTGCTTCATGCTTCTTATTTTTTGATGCTCTACCTATATTTAAGAAGAGTGAATTAAAACATAATAACTAAGGTTAACAAGTATAAAATTTCAGATATATTGCAAATAGGAAATATTACCTTTAGCTGCTGTAAAGCAAGAGGTGATTGGCATAGAAAATGAACCACCATGGCCATTAAGAGAGAGGTGGTTTCATAGCCACCCAAAAGGGAATCCAAAACGAAACTCACTTTTTCCTCTTCAGATAAGGTGTTCACAGTCAGAAGTATCTCAAGAAAATCACTCTTTCTAGAATTCCcaatatttcttttcctttcctctATAATTGCTTTCACTGTAGAACATATCCTACTTCTAGCCTGTAAAGAGACTTTAGTCAATATAAAAAGTTGGTCACATGCCTTCTTTttgcaacaaaagaaaagaagttttatatagtttgtttgttttgtttgtttgtttttgtttttttttttttcaatgaaacaAAGTTATTTATAAAGTAGAACgaacttttcttttcatttattttctctgttgggtgttttttttttttttgggtcatagACTCATAGTAATTAAAGAGCTAGAGCAATTTAAATAAAGAGTTTGGAGGACCTGAACGGCTCTTGCATACGGAGTTCCAGGAATATAAAGAGGTAGGGATATTAGCCCTCTCATGAAAGTGAGAAAGTCTTCAAGAATTCTTGTAGTCTGTGGCTCATCTGGGGTTAAACCTAACACCTGCTTTACTATTACATTGAATGTGAACTGCATGTggaacccaaccaaaaaaaaaagtcaaaaacagaaaataataaatttctgacatttgatttttcaattctCTGACAAGGATAAATGTTTCTTCTCTGCTATCTTATAAATTTCTTCTTCCAAACAATTAAATATACTAATATACCTTTCTGGCTTCTTCACAAAAGAtgacttgtgatttttctttccAGGAATGGAGTATCCGAATGGCTGTAGTCTCAATGTCATGGAGGAACTCAGGCTTGGATCTGGTGATGGTGACCAGAGAGAGTGCCACATTTCTGAGCCTCTTATGAGTGTCACCCACAGCAACCA
This genomic stretch from Quercus robur chromosome 4, dhQueRobu3.1, whole genome shotgun sequence harbors:
- the LOC126720991 gene encoding cytochrome P450 724B1-like; translated protein: MPELLSSMAGGFWLSLVVGMFGFLFGLILNHFLPLFLRLGPVPRGTFGWPILGETLRFLKPHPSNSLGDFLQDHCSRYGKVFKSHLFLSPTVVSCDQELNYFILQNEGKLFECSYPKPIHGILGKNSMLVAVGDTHKRLRNVALSLVTITRSKPEFLHDIETTAIRILHSWKEKSQVIFCEEARKFTFNVIVKQVLGLTPDEPQTTRILEDFLTFMRGLISLPLYIPGTPYARAVQARSRICSTVKAIIEERKRNIGNSRKSDFLEILLTVNTLSEEEKVSFVLDSLLGGYETTSLLMAMVVHFLCQSPLALQQLKVEHQKIRSMKQKDEKLNWEDYKKMEFTQNVINEALRYGNIVKFVHRKALKDIKYRDYLIPSGWKVLPVFSAVHLDPTLHASAFQFHPWRWERQDQMCKKFTAFGGGARYCPGSELAKVEVAFFLHHLVLSFRWRSIEDDLPLAYPYVEFQKGLVLLLDHCSI